One part of the Prunus persica cultivar Lovell chromosome G5, Prunus_persica_NCBIv2, whole genome shotgun sequence genome encodes these proteins:
- the LOC18775983 gene encoding beta-glucosidase 13, translating to MDFLASLRSSSPKMFQVLIAICVMAALACQSVDAQVLANVTAGAFTLQVNLSSSTFLEELNISKSDFPSDFIFGVGTAAAQTEGSPNEGGRGQSVWDYRAKILPGSHIFSAVDGYKRYKEDILLIKDLGVNSYRFSISWTRILPNGSLSGGINQEGVDHYNSLIDELVKNGITPFVTILHFDLPQAVEEKYGGYLNRSFVDDFRDYSELCFKLFGDRVKHWFTFNEPRIIASYGYELGIAPPGRCSLPKDICVFKSPVPGKCFMPVGPCNLGGNSSTEPYIVAHNLILAHATVAKLYREKYQAKQKGEVGIVLVTPYYVPYSKSQEDQDAANRLFDFYLGWFMDPFVFGEYPKSMRELVKERLPEFTEEEKVMVKGSLDFLAMNYYASSYAKNKPPSPNEVLRYTLDAAAEIIDGKDAPGLGHGNWPEGLEKLMNYIKDKYNNPKVYIAENGIAGVRNDALDLNVQLNDASRIIYVVRHLYRLNKAIKNGVNVKGYFHWALMDDFEWGMGFRSRFGLYYVDFNRNYTRIPKNSVLWFHNFLNGTYESDVYKNAANSFTKWLKDLSKPKGGLRGLSMN from the exons ATGGATTTCTTAGCATCATTAAGATCTTCATCACCAAAAATGTTCCAAGTTCTCATTGCCATTTGTGTCATGGCTGCACTAGCTTGCCAGTCTGTGGATGCTCAAG tTTTAGCAAATGTGACAGCAGGGGCATTCACACTTCAGGTGAATTTAAGTAGTTCGACATTTCTTGAAGAACTGAACATTAGCAAATCAGACTTTCcaagtgattttatttttggagttGGTACTGCTGCTGCACAG ACTGAAGGGTCGCCCAATGAAGGAGGGAGGGGACAAAGTGTTTGGGATTATCGTGCTAAAATACTCCCAGGTTcacata TCTTTTCAGCAGTTGATGGATATAAAAGATACAAG GAGGATATTTTGCTCATCAAGGACCTTGGAGTAAATTCTTACCGATTCTCCATCTCGTGGACTAGGATCTTGCCaa ATGGAAGCTTAAGTGGCGGAATTAACCAAGAGGGTGTTGATCACTATAACagtttgattgatgaattaGTAAAAAATG GAATCACACCTTTTGTGACGATTTTACACTTTGACTTGCCACAAGCCGTCGAAGAGAAGTATGGAGGTTACTTGAATCGCTCATTTGT GGATGACTTTAGAGACTATAGTGAACTTTGTTTCAAGTTATTTGGAGACAGAGTTAAACATTGGTTCACATTTAATGAGCCAAGAATTATTGCATCTTACGGTTATGAGTTGGGGATTGCCCCACCAGGGAGGTGTTCACTTCCAAAAGATATATGTGTATTTAAATCTCCAGTTCCAGGGAAATGTTTTATGCCCGTAGGTCCGTGTAACTTGGGTGGTAACTCATCCACTGAACCTTACATTGTAGCCCATAACCTCATTCTTGCTCATGCCACCGTGGCTAAACTTTACCGAGAAAAATATCAG gcaaaacaaaaaggtGAAGTTGGAATTGTGCTTGTTACACCATATTATGTGCcttattcaaaatcacaagAAGATCAAGATGCAGCAAATCGACTTTTCGACTTCTACTTAGGATG GTTTATGGATCCATTTGTGTTTGGAGAGTATCCAAAAAGCATGAGGGAGTTGGTGAAGGAGAGGCTGCCTGAGTTTactgaagaagagaaagtgaTGGTTAAGGGAAGTTTAGATTTTCTTGCGATGAATTATTACGCATCAAGTTATGCTAAAAATAAGCCACCATCTCCAAATGAAGTGTTGCGCTACACTCTCGATGCAGCAGCCGAAATCATAG ATGGCAAAGATGCTCCTGGTTTg GGACATGGAAATTGGCCAGAAGGGCTGGAGAAATTGATGAACTATATAAAGGACAAATACAATAACCCCAAAGTCTACATTGCTGAAAACG GAATTGCTGGTGTCAGGAATGATGCTCTTGACCTTAATGTACAATTAAACGACGCGTCTCGAATTATCTATGTTGTTCGTCACTTGTACCGACTCAATAAGGCGATTAA GAATGGAGTGAATGTCAAAGGATACTTCCATTGGGCTCTAATGGATGATTTTGAATGGGGCATGGGGTttaggagcagatttgggctTTATTACGTTGATTTCAACAGAAACTACACTCGTATCCCCAAGAACTCTGTTTTGTGGTTCCACAATTTCTTGAATGGCACGTATGAGAGTGACGTATACAAGAATGCAGCTAATAGTTTTACAAAGTGGTTGAAAGATTTGTCTAAACCCAAAGGAGGGCTACGTGGCCTTTCGATGAATTAA